The proteins below come from a single Candidatus Eremiobacteraceae bacterium genomic window:
- a CDS encoding glutaredoxin family protein yields MAKTIIYTKPGCPYCAAAMEDMRTRGVAFDEVDAQGDSKARKEMRRLSGGLTVPVIVSPDGSVSVGFGGG; encoded by the coding sequence ATGGCGAAGACAATTATCTACACGAAACCCGGCTGCCCATATTGCGCTGCAGCGATGGAAGACATGCGGACGCGCGGCGTCGCGTTCGACGAGGTCGACGCACAGGGCGACTCCAAGGCCCGCAAGGAAATGCGGCGGCTCTCCGGCGGGCTCACGGTACCGGTCATCGTGAGTCCCGACGGCTCGGTAAGCGTCGGTTTCGGCGGAGGCTGA
- a CDS encoding SDR family oxidoreductase, whose product MDVLAPFRLDGRVALVTGASSGLGARFCRVLDAAGAKVVLAARRVERLSALASELHDALPVACDVTHEIDVARAVAAGIARYGRIDVLVNAAGDADPYRAEEEPLKSFADIVALNLTAAFSISQHVARHMLERGSGSIINIASVLGLVGGGIHPTPGYAASKGGLINLTRELAVEWSGRGVRVNAIAPAYFESEMTAEIFASKKALDIIARMIPMHRPGHVHELDGPLLFLASDASSYVTGHVLAVDGGMLAT is encoded by the coding sequence GTGGACGTCCTGGCACCGTTTCGTCTCGACGGACGCGTTGCGCTCGTCACCGGCGCGTCGAGCGGTCTCGGCGCGCGTTTCTGTCGCGTCCTCGATGCCGCAGGCGCGAAAGTGGTGCTCGCGGCGCGTCGAGTCGAGCGCCTGAGCGCCCTTGCGTCGGAGCTGCACGACGCGCTGCCGGTCGCGTGCGACGTCACTCACGAAATAGATGTAGCGCGCGCGGTCGCCGCTGGTATTGCGCGGTACGGGCGGATCGACGTGCTCGTCAACGCGGCCGGCGACGCCGATCCCTATCGGGCAGAAGAAGAGCCGCTCAAGTCGTTTGCCGACATCGTCGCGCTCAACCTGACCGCGGCATTCTCCATCTCGCAGCACGTCGCGCGGCACATGCTCGAACGCGGCAGCGGCAGCATCATCAATATCGCTTCGGTGCTGGGATTGGTCGGCGGCGGCATCCACCCCACGCCCGGCTACGCCGCCAGCAAAGGCGGTCTCATCAATCTCACGCGCGAGCTGGCGGTCGAGTGGTCGGGCCGCGGAGTGCGGGTCAACGCGATCGCGCCTGCCTATTTCGAGAGCGAGATGACGGCGGAGATATTCGCCAGCAAGAAGGCGCTCGATATCATCGCGCGCATGATCCCGATGCACCGGCCGGGCCACGTGCACGAGCTGGACGGCCCGCTGCTGTTCCTCGCGAGCGACGCGTCGAGCTACGTGACCGGGCACGTGCTTGCCGTCGACGGCGGCATGCTGGCCACGTAG
- a CDS encoding cobalamin B12-binding domain-containing protein, which translates to MPIRVLVAKPGLDGHDRGARIVARALRDAGMEVIYTGLHQTPEMIVNAAIQEDVDVIGVSILSGAHMTVFPRVMNLLKEHGVEDMIVIGGGVIQAEDMPRLKALGVAALFDAEATTQDLVDGITRLVAERESGRTKA; encoded by the coding sequence ATGCCGATCCGAGTGCTCGTCGCCAAGCCGGGCCTTGACGGTCATGACCGCGGTGCGCGCATCGTGGCCCGCGCGTTGCGCGATGCCGGCATGGAGGTCATCTACACCGGGCTGCATCAGACGCCGGAGATGATCGTCAACGCGGCGATCCAGGAAGACGTCGACGTCATCGGCGTCAGCATCCTGTCGGGCGCGCACATGACGGTGTTCCCCCGAGTGATGAACCTTCTCAAGGAGCACGGCGTCGAGGATATGATCGTGATCGGCGGCGGCGTCATCCAGGCCGAAGACATGCCGCGCCTGAAAGCATTGGGCGTTGCCGCCCTGTTCGACGCCGAAGCCACGACACAGGACCTCGTCGACGGGATCACGCGACTCGTCGCCGAGCGAGAATCGGGCCGGACGAAGGCATAG
- a CDS encoding DUF4126 family protein gives MDDGTLVAIGHALLIGIVAGLRTMIAPTAVAYARNSSLWILFAVLALIELVGDKLPKVPARTSPLPLFFRCLAGGASAYFLTRADIAPWFSAGAGVVGALIGAYGGYGLRRLLTRSGRLPDIVVALGEDIVTIALALVAVRQA, from the coding sequence ATGGATGATGGCACACTAGTAGCGATCGGCCACGCGTTGCTCATAGGCATCGTCGCCGGGCTGCGCACGATGATCGCACCGACAGCGGTGGCGTACGCGCGCAACTCATCGTTGTGGATTCTTTTCGCGGTGCTGGCGCTTATCGAGTTAGTAGGCGACAAGCTGCCAAAGGTACCGGCGCGCACGAGCCCGCTGCCGCTCTTCTTTCGATGCCTCGCCGGAGGGGCGTCAGCTTATTTCCTGACACGCGCTGATATCGCGCCGTGGTTCTCTGCCGGGGCCGGAGTAGTCGGCGCGCTGATCGGCGCGTATGGCGGCTACGGACTGCGCCGGCTCTTGACCCGGTCGGGCAGGCTGCCCGATATCGTGGTTGCGTTAGGCGAAGACATCGTCACCATCGCGCTTGCGCTGGTGGCGGTCCGCCAAGCGTAG
- a CDS encoding S8 family serine peptidase, with amino-acid sequence MAAWVGVRPTKPAAIPRRLGSGPAVHVCGNAGPGYMRCMAWKRTDWASPAIPGGYGPSDLQGAYNLPSGTNGVGQTVAVVDAYDDPKAEADLGVYRSTFSLPACTTANGCFLKVNQSGGTSPLPVPDPMPCSGPMGCWEEEEALDIDMVSATCPNCHILLVETDSPNNTDLYAGEDAAATKCGANEISNSWSGGEYSSEATDDVHFNRPGIPITVASGDSGYPGGYPAASQYVTAVGGTTLCTTSNTSGPCNGTPSETVWKLTGSLCSIYINQPSWQSNSPTVMNNSGVCSMRINNDVSAVADTATPVAVYTTFGSDHGWLGFGGTSVATPIIAGVYALAGNGTSIHDGSYSYSHTSSLHDITSGNNDPCGLPPANNSYVCTAGAGYDGPTGNGTPNGVGAF; translated from the coding sequence ATGGCCGCCTGGGTCGGTGTCCGTCCGACAAAACCCGCGGCGATTCCGAGACGGCTCGGGTCAGGTCCGGCCGTGCACGTCTGCGGCAACGCCGGTCCGGGTTACATGCGCTGCATGGCATGGAAGCGCACGGACTGGGCCTCCCCAGCCATTCCCGGAGGCTACGGGCCGAGCGATCTGCAGGGCGCCTACAACCTCCCTTCGGGCACCAACGGAGTTGGTCAGACGGTGGCGGTCGTCGACGCGTATGATGATCCAAAAGCCGAAGCCGACCTCGGAGTGTACCGCTCGACGTTCTCGCTGCCGGCGTGCACGACAGCGAACGGCTGCTTCTTGAAGGTCAACCAGAGCGGCGGCACGAGCCCGTTGCCCGTCCCCGATCCGATGCCGTGCAGTGGTCCGATGGGATGTTGGGAGGAAGAAGAAGCGCTCGATATCGACATGGTGTCGGCCACCTGTCCGAACTGCCACATCCTGCTCGTCGAAACTGACAGTCCCAATAATACCGATCTGTACGCCGGCGAGGATGCGGCCGCAACGAAGTGCGGCGCGAACGAAATCTCCAATAGCTGGAGCGGTGGGGAATATTCCTCTGAGGCAACGGACGACGTGCACTTCAATCGTCCGGGAATACCGATCACCGTGGCGAGCGGCGACAGTGGTTACCCTGGCGGCTATCCGGCAGCATCGCAGTATGTGACCGCCGTCGGCGGCACAACCCTTTGTACTACTTCGAATACAAGTGGACCGTGCAATGGCACCCCGTCGGAAACCGTCTGGAAGCTCACGGGAAGCTTGTGCAGCATCTACATTAACCAGCCATCGTGGCAAAGCAACTCACCTACCGTCATGAACAATTCGGGTGTGTGCTCGATGCGGATCAATAATGATGTGTCCGCAGTCGCTGATACAGCCACGCCCGTCGCTGTCTACACGACCTTTGGCAGCGACCACGGCTGGCTTGGATTCGGTGGCACGAGCGTCGCCACGCCCATCATCGCGGGGGTCTACGCCTTGGCGGGTAACGGTACGTCGATCCACGACGGCTCGTACTCGTACAGCCACACGAGTTCGCTGCACGACATCACGAGCGGCAACAACGATCCGTGCGGCCTTCCCCCGGCCAATAACTCATACGTCTGCACCGCCGGCGCCGGCTATGACGGGCCAACAGGCAACGGCACGCCCAACGGGGTCGGCGCGTTCTAA
- a CDS encoding BTAD domain-containing putative transcriptional regulator, protein MAEAERAASSIIRRERLLAQLAAAQPRIIALIAPAGFGKSSMARQYCQSQPAWAVCDLAGVDDEAELARRLTSALEREDPARGAELSHLQLSITEGGPSDTDKMNLLLQAWARPCAPAAFVFENAERVDAASAVQEFLWRLLAARPESRVVVICSRTPLRARLSRFADPHHIVTLRAPQLSFDRAELVEAFGGVAITPLELERVMEISRGWPIAILLFVRFAREGTLHELLGHLDDVAFENLHDYLAEQVLGSWSREALDVLAACACIPLATPDDVAFALGTADARSTLDEFVRNSPFVVRTPAGAYEVHPLLASALLEANTDRRHSLLATAAKRWMEKANLLRAARLYLECDDAASAAEALNQVDTFMTQIWPPEYTSVLASIPTEIVARYPRLWYATVHMRRYRIDNRLILRETQALWRETAAFPPMQRTMVAVFLALLGSDFGDHEGALRMLRAFTDELGTNDPSSPAVASVTHIHAAVLARTGRLEEAARIFDRAWPVASQRNVSAAIASLNRSSTIERMLGRRQEERELLELALEHAHKSGFATMVSRTMAEIAFGAWFAGERELFEESATRLEERVAADAIRGLSHFASCAARREDAAPVGIEEPMWLARAHLVAWSYEPDDERAGEHARAATRAADAYKDPALQVITRVAHALVAPRQRAALFDEAREQAKLVDSDALRHAVEAASRRAPDAGILGPLVAMRASQASAVAAPLLEIDFLTISVRRLGQPVALGERERDALFAIALSRRAAPPEQLAASLWPAMEPQAALDALDYSLIRLRTAIGADAVPLTPEGHRLCDGAQVDLWEIEDAAADVRGTDKLGDAERERLRALHDRFRLSEDTKTPRSPVFEKAERRIREYRREIAERLGRDALARRAGREALAYAREMATYDRWDEAARELAIQALLAAGDKAGALKEFEEYRQVLKTELHAEPSGRLVDQVKGAVGALLHPDTLFDVGADALNLVVPGGGIALRVVKAIAAKRKEH, encoded by the coding sequence ATGGCAGAGGCCGAGCGAGCCGCATCATCGATCATCCGGCGCGAACGTCTGCTGGCGCAACTCGCTGCGGCGCAGCCGCGCATCATCGCGCTGATCGCTCCGGCCGGATTCGGCAAGAGCTCGATGGCTCGCCAGTACTGCCAGAGCCAGCCCGCATGGGCGGTGTGCGATCTCGCGGGAGTCGATGACGAAGCCGAACTCGCGCGCCGACTGACATCGGCGCTGGAGCGCGAGGACCCGGCGCGAGGTGCCGAGCTTTCCCACCTGCAGCTTTCGATCACGGAAGGCGGCCCATCGGACACCGACAAGATGAACCTGTTGCTGCAGGCGTGGGCGCGACCATGCGCTCCTGCGGCGTTCGTCTTCGAGAACGCAGAGCGCGTCGACGCCGCGTCCGCAGTCCAGGAGTTCTTGTGGCGATTGCTCGCGGCGCGGCCGGAATCGAGAGTCGTCGTGATCTGCTCGCGCACGCCACTGCGGGCGCGCCTCAGCCGCTTCGCCGACCCGCATCACATCGTGACCTTGCGGGCGCCGCAATTGAGTTTCGACCGCGCCGAACTGGTCGAGGCGTTCGGCGGCGTCGCGATCACGCCGCTCGAGCTGGAGCGCGTGATGGAGATATCGCGCGGCTGGCCGATCGCCATCTTGCTGTTCGTCCGGTTTGCGCGCGAGGGCACGCTGCACGAATTGCTCGGCCATCTGGATGACGTCGCCTTCGAGAACCTGCATGACTATCTCGCCGAGCAAGTGCTCGGGTCGTGGTCGCGCGAGGCGCTCGACGTGCTGGCGGCATGCGCGTGCATCCCGCTCGCGACGCCCGACGACGTCGCCTTCGCCCTCGGGACGGCCGACGCGCGCTCCACACTCGATGAATTCGTGCGAAACTCGCCATTCGTCGTGCGCACGCCCGCCGGCGCCTACGAGGTCCACCCGTTGCTCGCCAGCGCGCTGCTGGAAGCGAATACAGACCGTCGCCACTCGTTGCTGGCAACGGCTGCGAAGCGTTGGATGGAGAAGGCCAACCTCTTGCGCGCGGCGCGGCTCTATCTCGAGTGCGACGACGCAGCGTCTGCGGCTGAGGCGCTCAACCAAGTCGATACCTTCATGACGCAGATATGGCCCCCTGAGTACACGAGCGTGCTGGCGAGCATCCCAACGGAGATCGTCGCGCGTTACCCGCGCCTTTGGTACGCGACCGTGCACATGCGCCGCTACCGCATAGACAATCGGCTGATCCTGCGCGAAACCCAGGCGCTGTGGAGAGAGACTGCAGCATTCCCGCCTATGCAGCGCACTATGGTGGCCGTGTTTCTCGCGTTGCTGGGAAGCGATTTCGGAGATCACGAGGGGGCGCTGCGGATGCTGCGCGCGTTCACCGATGAGCTGGGGACGAACGATCCGTCGTCGCCCGCGGTCGCATCGGTCACCCATATCCACGCTGCGGTGCTCGCGCGCACCGGTCGCTTAGAGGAAGCCGCGCGGATTTTCGACCGCGCGTGGCCCGTCGCCAGCCAGCGCAACGTCTCGGCGGCGATCGCCTCGCTCAACCGATCCTCGACCATCGAGCGCATGCTCGGACGGCGCCAGGAGGAGCGAGAGCTGCTCGAACTAGCCCTCGAGCATGCGCACAAGTCGGGCTTCGCGACGATGGTCTCGCGAACGATGGCGGAGATCGCGTTCGGCGCCTGGTTCGCCGGCGAGCGCGAGCTGTTCGAAGAGTCTGCGACGCGGCTCGAGGAGCGGGTGGCGGCTGACGCGATCCGAGGACTTTCCCATTTCGCTTCGTGCGCGGCGCGCCGTGAGGACGCCGCACCCGTCGGCATCGAAGAGCCGATGTGGCTTGCGAGAGCGCACCTGGTCGCCTGGAGCTACGAGCCTGACGACGAGCGCGCTGGTGAACACGCAAGGGCCGCGACCCGGGCTGCCGACGCGTACAAGGATCCTGCACTGCAGGTCATAACCCGGGTCGCCCACGCTCTGGTCGCGCCACGACAGCGCGCGGCGCTGTTCGACGAAGCGCGCGAGCAGGCGAAGCTGGTCGATTCGGACGCGCTCCGGCACGCGGTCGAAGCGGCCAGCCGCCGAGCGCCCGATGCCGGCATACTCGGACCGCTGGTCGCAATGCGCGCGTCGCAAGCGAGCGCGGTGGCCGCACCGCTGCTCGAGATCGACTTTCTCACCATCTCGGTGCGCCGTCTTGGCCAACCGGTCGCGCTCGGCGAGCGCGAACGGGATGCGCTGTTCGCCATCGCGCTGTCGCGCCGCGCCGCGCCGCCGGAGCAGCTCGCGGCAAGCTTATGGCCAGCGATGGAGCCGCAAGCCGCGCTCGATGCGCTCGACTACAGTCTCATCCGCCTGCGGACCGCGATCGGTGCCGATGCGGTGCCGTTGACTCCCGAAGGCCATCGCCTATGCGACGGCGCGCAGGTCGATCTCTGGGAGATCGAAGATGCGGCCGCCGATGTGCGTGGGACCGACAAGCTCGGCGACGCGGAGCGCGAACGTCTCCGCGCGCTGCACGACCGGTTCCGGCTCTCGGAGGATACGAAGACGCCTCGGTCGCCGGTTTTCGAAAAAGCCGAGCGACGGATTCGGGAATACCGGCGCGAGATCGCCGAACGGCTCGGCCGCGACGCCCTGGCACGGCGCGCTGGCCGCGAGGCGCTTGCGTACGCGCGCGAGATGGCGACCTACGATCGCTGGGACGAAGCCGCGCGTGAACTGGCCATCCAAGCGCTGCTCGCCGCGGGCGACAAAGCCGGTGCGCTCAAGGAGTTCGAGGAATATCGCCAGGTGCTCAAGACGGAGCTGCATGCCGAACCATCAGGCCGCCTGGTGGATCAGGTGAAAGGCGCGGTCGGCGCGTTGCTGCATCCGGACACCTTGTTCGACGTCGGTGCGGACGCTCTGAATCTGGTCGTGCCGGGCGGCGGCATCGCGCTGCGCGTCGTCAAAGCGATCGCCGCAAAACGAAAGGAGCATTGA
- a CDS encoding SDR family oxidoreductase, protein MHVLVVGATGLVGAEICGRLAASGQQVRGLVRSTSDPAIRHTLAQEGVELVEGDLKDPASLARACTGMDVVISTANSARSRAAGDSIETVDLNGQKNLVDAARTAGVRRFVYISFSTGKSALSYAFKDAKLAVEKHLQASGMDYVILRPAIFMEVWLSPPLGIDAAAGTATLYGSGENPVSYVSAFDVANVAGLAATTPGIENRVFMLGGPEAVKPNDVVRAFERRTGRPIAVQHVPEEALKAQYESATDPLTRSFAAMMLMYAGGDPVDMRETLAAFPVTLKSVADHVERAAARP, encoded by the coding sequence ATGCACGTGCTCGTCGTCGGTGCAACGGGTCTTGTCGGAGCAGAGATCTGCGGGCGCCTCGCGGCGTCCGGCCAGCAGGTGCGCGGGCTGGTGCGCTCCACATCGGATCCGGCTATCCGCCACACGCTTGCGCAGGAGGGCGTCGAACTCGTCGAAGGGGATTTGAAAGACCCGGCGTCGCTGGCCCGTGCGTGCACCGGAATGGACGTCGTCATCTCGACGGCGAACTCGGCTCGATCCCGTGCCGCGGGGGACTCGATCGAGACCGTCGACCTGAACGGACAGAAAAACCTCGTGGACGCCGCGCGCACCGCGGGCGTGCGGCGCTTCGTCTATATCTCCTTCTCGACGGGGAAGAGCGCGTTGTCCTATGCGTTCAAAGATGCAAAGCTCGCGGTCGAAAAGCATCTGCAGGCCAGCGGAATGGACTATGTGATCCTGCGGCCGGCGATCTTCATGGAGGTCTGGCTGTCGCCGCCGCTTGGGATCGACGCGGCCGCCGGCACCGCGACGTTGTATGGCAGCGGAGAGAACCCGGTCAGCTACGTCTCGGCGTTCGACGTCGCGAACGTAGCGGGATTGGCGGCGACTACGCCCGGCATTGAGAATCGGGTTTTCATGCTGGGCGGACCCGAAGCGGTGAAGCCCAACGACGTGGTCCGAGCGTTCGAGAGGCGGACGGGCCGCCCGATCGCCGTGCAGCACGTGCCGGAGGAAGCATTGAAGGCCCAATATGAATCGGCTACCGATCCGCTAACTCGATCGTTCGCCGCGATGATGCTGATGTACGCGGGCGGCGATCCGGTCGACATGCGCGAGACGCTCGCCGCATTTCCGGTAACGCTTAAGTCCGTCGCCGATCACGTGGAACGGGCCGCCGCCCGTCCGTAG
- a CDS encoding serine hydrolase produces the protein MVTLTPGALEYAQKHVLHALVVAHDGRIVSETYGQGHDAATPHALYSGTKSFWGTTALIAQRQGLLRLDECVAETFPEWKRDPWKSQVTLRQLLQLTSGIGFGGLGTAVPTYAKALAVELKNEPGTVFTYGGIPLQVFGAVLARKLEPRGLTPHEYLKQQILDTIGMKVDKWRALSDKTSPLPTGAFVSAREWLKYGQFVCDQRHEFDECFYGSPPNPRYGLAWWLGSPHAPSDLVYASGAAGQAMYVVPSLRTVVVHFGKSSSFKHDAFLKRLFSPTA, from the coding sequence ATGGTCACCCTGACACCCGGCGCGCTCGAGTACGCACAAAAGCATGTCTTGCACGCGCTCGTCGTTGCGCACGACGGGCGCATCGTGTCCGAGACCTACGGTCAAGGCCATGACGCGGCGACGCCGCACGCGCTCTACAGCGGCACGAAAAGCTTCTGGGGGACGACCGCACTTATCGCACAGCGGCAAGGGCTGCTGCGCTTGGATGAGTGCGTCGCCGAGACGTTTCCGGAATGGAAACGCGATCCATGGAAGAGCCAGGTCACGTTGCGCCAACTGCTGCAACTCACCAGCGGCATCGGGTTCGGCGGATTAGGCACGGCCGTTCCGACCTATGCGAAAGCGCTCGCGGTTGAGCTGAAGAACGAACCGGGAACGGTGTTCACCTATGGCGGGATTCCGCTGCAGGTCTTTGGAGCCGTCCTCGCGCGCAAGCTGGAGCCTCGCGGCCTAACACCGCACGAATACTTGAAGCAGCAGATCCTCGATACGATCGGCATGAAGGTCGACAAATGGCGTGCGCTTTCCGATAAGACAAGCCCACTGCCGACCGGCGCATTCGTCTCCGCGCGCGAGTGGTTGAAGTACGGACAGTTCGTCTGCGATCAGCGCCACGAATTCGACGAATGTTTTTACGGATCGCCACCCAACCCGCGTTATGGCCTGGCTTGGTGGCTCGGAAGCCCTCATGCCCCGTCCGACCTTGTCTATGCGAGCGGCGCTGCCGGCCAGGCGATGTACGTCGTACCGTCGCTGCGCACGGTCGTCGTGCACTTCGGCAAGTCGTCGTCCTTCAAGCACGATGCGTTTCTCAAACGCCTCTTCTCGCCAACGGCATAA